TAGGATCCAGTGGCAAGGCCCTGTTCCAGGCCGCAGCTTATCCAGAGGCATCTCTCATGCAGACTCCGGGCAAGGCCTTCTCAGTCACACTAATCCAATTACGGAACTCCacccgccccctgctgaaaaggaggCAGGTCATGAGATGAATTCTGGATAACCTTGAGACACATATGAGATGCCTGGGCTTTtagtcatttttaaaaacccaactatTGATACTTAATAACAAATTCTGTATAATGCTTATCTTACTTTCCTAAATCGTCAACCACCCTGAGTTGCTGGAAAGACAGTATGAAAAGTTCtgcaacaaataaaaatgaaatgtgtgACTTACCCATATAGGTAGTAAAAAAAAGATAGAAGGTAAAATGCTAGTTTGCACCATCCTTCCTTCTGGCAATATGCTAAAATATCTGCATTCATGATGGTTGTAGGATCATAGAGTCCTGGGCCGCTCATTACAGGCCTGCTCATATACCTGGAAAAacgaatttgcatttttaaaaggtacaagaaaagaaattttggtattcagaaattcagcaatgagaagaaataaaaatgcagttgCATTCATGGAACTGGAAGATCTCTCTTCACCTCCTTCCACCTTTCAAGGTTTCCGACTTATCAAAATGTATTGATTTATTAGACTtgcattccacctttcctccagtaTGGAGCCCAAGGCAGCCTATAAGAAGCCTAAGCCTAAAGGAATTGCACCAGTTTAGTGAAGTGCATGACAAAATCCAAGCTAACCAAAACATTCCCTGTGATCCACTGCAACGCTGACATATCTAGATCGCACTGAAGGAGGTGGTGCCAGACATTTTAGCTTTAACAACTAGCTACTGACCTGATTCCTCTGATCGTGACTTGTTTTTGTTATTCGTTTGACAGTGAAAAATAAAATGTCCCTTGCAATGATTTCATGAAGCAAGGTGTTTGGGGCCAAAAAGGCAGGGTACTAACAGTATATATACTGCATTCATCTGCAACAGCTCAGTACAACATACCTATGATTACTAGATAGTAGGGACAAGCAGCAGATGGGTTATCTCCATCCTACTCTGTATCCAACTGCCTACCGTTGCAGACAGagcactggactagatgaattcTTGAACAGCTCTTTACATATTTCTAAAGGCGAAAGCAGGCTCAAGGCAGAACTACAAAGTTTATCTTCTTAAGTTAAGGCCTTACCCATGTGCTTTAAGTATCAGAAAAAGGAATCTCCCTCTACTTTGCAAAAGGAAGTCATGGAAATGGCAGAGAACCATGAAGGACACTGAAGATTTAATTTAGATCCAAGCTTGCCTCCTTTTCTGATTTCCTCTCTCCCAACAATAAGAAGTGGAAACTTGTTTTGCTTTAGATTAAGGCCAAGACTTCCAGAGGCCAACTGATGTGCAACATACACACTGAACAGCTTTGGCTGTTGTATTATTCATTCTTCGACAATCGTACGTGAAAAAGGCTTCAGCTGCATCGTTAACCCAATTCCTCCGCAGGCTTAATTTCCACAGGAAGTCTACACCAAACCGTACAGTAAGAAGTGCGTTTCCATGAATAAATTGAGACTGAACCATGCCCAGCATTACCTCCAAATATGGTAAGCCAACAACGGCATATTGAGACCCAGCGTGAGCCATTCTGTTGCACACAGAAACATAACACAGAAGAACGCGTGGATGAGGTACTCCGGAAGCACAAGCTGCAAAGGAAGACACACAAGTCAAGGCAGTTCTGCTTCCACATTTAGTGTATTTTACTTGCATTACAGTGACAGGGGGTGTACTGCGTCAAAAGAAAAAGTAAGGGGCAATAAGCAAAGCCAGCATTAGACAAGAGAAGCCAACATAATAGTTTCAACGTACTGTGTCATGAGTGTGTAAAACGTGCAAACAATACTTAGTACAATTTGCATAAAACTGGCCACTGCTCACATTGAATACCATTTATGCAATCTGCAGTATgagaataaaaaaggaaagttTGCATATTTTGGAGAGGGACATCACTTAAACTGAGGGCTCGTATATATCTTCCATTTTACAACTTACATCTCAGGGAAAGTTAGATTTTCCATAGGCAATGCCCATCTGTCTTTATATTAGACTTGCAGATGGCCTTAAAGCAACCCTCCAAACGATTTCTGCTTACAGTGAGCTACATCCAAACCACAATTTACAGGTGGGATTTCAGCTAcctaaccaggtgccctccaacTGTATGAgataactcccatcaacccaatTGTTGGAAATGGTGGAAACTGTGCAAATCTACACATACAGCAAAAGAGGAGGATGTTTGGtatttcttttacattttatttgGGGTGGACACAGAGATCTCTGGTCTTGCCCACTGCATTGTTTAATCAAGTAAGGTGGACACTCACTCAACAAagttttatttccttgaaatccaTCAATGAACTTCTCCCTTCAAAATCAATTTAGCAGATTTCAAAGCAATTCTGAACTCTGTTTGCTTTCTGCACTCTGTGGTTTTAGAAAATTTCACTTTCAGGTTCACTCAGTTACATCTACAAATTATCAGGACTAGAAACTTACATAAAATCCTGAGAATTTCTGTATTCAAACCAAGACTCAACAACTGCACAATTCCTTGCTAACCTTCTATTGCTCCATTTCTATAAATTTTGGATGTCCCAAACTATTCAGGTGAAGCTGTGTACTACTGGTTGTCTAAATCCTGAAACTCTAAAATGCTGTGTATGTTATAAAccaaatgttttctttaaaaagcagtttTTCCCCTTTACAAATAATTGTGCAGAGATAGGACCAATACTCTAACATAAACAATGTACACAAATATAAACAGCACAAATCCTGCTGTGCAGAAGGGAACAAGCAGTGCCTAGAATCAACTTAACAGGAGCCCATTTCTTACGTTCTACGAAAAGCAATTTCCATTTCTAATATATTCACTTCTTAACCATCATGCTTTCCAGTGAAAACCTACGAAGACAGTGTACCCTGTTTATATGGGAGCTGTTATCATAGACAGCAGTTTGTAGCCAAGAAAAACTGGAAACCATCAACCACAGATGGTAACAGAAACTGCTGTTGATCTGATATTCCTCACTCTGTCTGAACGTGCAGTCATTGTTGTATCCAGTACGAAAGGAGGAAGCACTGCAGTTAACACAGATTATTCAAATCTGCATGTCCCCAAACACAGGTTGAGATTCCAGCTGTGCGTCTGCTAAGCAATAGGAGACCTAAACACGAAAGTTATTACAAGGATTCAGCCACAAAGCATTAAAAACTAGACCAGATTGTGGCTAAAATTATTGTCAACTTGCTGGCCATTTCCTAATCTTGCATGTTAATCCTGTTTTTAAGAGTCCTGCACTTCTTTTAAACCTATTGCATCCCTATTGAGAGGAAAGCATTTATAAGTACGCTCTTTAGTCACGAGAAAGTCTGCAGACTCTCACCTGTATATTTAAAACATAGTTGTCCAACATGCATATGGTAGAATCTTTTTGATTAAAAGTCTGTGATAAGGGAATGCATACATGTAGTGAACATTTTCTCACCCTCCCAAATCAAATGAGAGATGACCGAGCAGGGTAAACTGTTCCATGCGCAACCACTATCCAAGCTTGCAACATTCTCTCAATTCCACGTATCTGCTTTGTGGAAGCAGCTTCTAGCAGTTGTACCCATACAGCCCATAACCTGCTTCTAGCTGATCGGTTTACATTCAGCACTCAAAGTTAGCAGGGCAATACTGAAAAATCATCTAGCTGGAGGTGTAAACCCCATTGCCCTCCAGGGGATGCTTGACTTCAGCTCACATCAGGATCCCTGCCCAATGGCCgttctgactggggctgataggagatggagcccaaacacatctggaggaccagaggttctccattcctgctctCGCTGAATTTTGTTTCCCCCCAACTTTCTCAAGCACCCCTGATTAATGGAGTAGCTGAAGGCAAAAGGGAAACACTTCGAGTGAAGGCAGAGGTTAACACCTGAGaagttgtttcatttattttagcTCTCCAATCTGCTAAGCAAGTACATGTACAGTTGAAATGCTACATATATAAAATGAGTGTCTGCCATCTCTCTATTTAAACAGTGCAACCTGTTCCAACAGCTAACAGCAGTGTCAATAACATCTCCTGAGGCTGTGGCAACTTTCTCCTAAATCACAAAATGTAGGGATTAAATCCCCCACCAGGAAGGGCCACCTCAAATTAGAGGAGTCCACAGACTGCAGGTTATCCAGCTCTGGTTTAAACTGAAAACCTTTTAAAGACTACGCCTCTCACTAAGGTCTGGTGCAAATGTAACAGCAGCTGCCTACAAACCCTGGGCTGTATCCGATGCAAGTCCAACTGAGAGGACACCCACTGAGCTTAATGGACATTAATTAGTCTTgtcttaatttcagtgggtttactctgaggaGGACTGGCACTGGACACAACTCCatgtataaaatatatatatatcaagggGCCAGACTTGGAATAGCACATTCCTGTATCCCAGTCCCCCGACTCCCCAACATGAATTCCCATAATTATGGTTTTGTGATCTGCACCAACACTAAACAGGGTTCACATCAGAACCAGAGTTTGAAGCCATGTTTTGAACTAGATTTGCAAACTCTGGTTGGGAGGAAACCTGGCATTTTCCTCGTTAAACAACAAGTGTCAAATCTATTGGATTCTTGCCAGCCTGGCTTAGTTACAGAAGAATTTAGGCATGTAACAGTTTTCCCCATCTCTTATTAAGCAAGCCAACTCACAACGCACAAAGTCCATGAAGTTATTACAACCCCTGAATAGACAAAAAGACAGGCAAATGAGCAAGCACACCGAACAAAAAGAAGTCAACAGAAATAATACAGATGTTCCTAAGAAAATGAAAAGTAGAGAGtggcattaaaacattaaactaaaaaGCAGTACACACCTTTAATGCAATTTTGACTCTCTTAATCTTTTTAACCTTTTCAACTGTCTTTGTACCGAAAATGTAAAAAGCAGATTAAAGAATGTTAGTATGACAGCTGACAAGATCACCAGCAGACAAGCAAGTCAGAACTTCAAGCTtagaggaaaagagaaagaaatctgcCAAGAAATCTTAGATCTATTACATATTATCAAGTAACATTTTACTAATGCATCGCAAGTCAATATTAATTACCAAAAACCTGGCTAAGAATGAATGCCAAGAGATCTCTCTCACGTAAACTTACAGGGTTGAGTGTATTACACTGGTCTATGGGATTCTTGTAGTCAGTCTTCAGCTCATCAAAAGCTATAATCTAAAATAAAATTAGAACAGTTGGACAGTAGGGTGAGAACAGCTCAAATGGAACGTGTAGCCCTGTTCAAAAGCACCACGCCCTGAAGAGACAAAATCCTAGTTTCAAGTTTACAGGAAACCCTCCCAAGGGTTAGATCCCAGCCAGCTAGTCTCTTAAAATGTATGGAACAGCTAGGCAGAGTCTGGACACAATGTGAAAGAACTCAAAAGACATTTCCTGTCGCCACAAAAACACTCCCTGACCTGCGCAAGACAGCTCAATTCACAGGTTTCTTCATCCGGTTTCTGGGGCTAATGAGGAGAGGGAAAGCACAAGCTCTCCTTTAACTTGGAAGCAGGCAACGCTCCTTGACACAATTAGCTGGTCCAGTGAAATACGATAACGACATCTATTCTATAGGCAAAAGATTGCTAAAAACAGTATGGCTATTTCGTAGCACTCTCATGACCCAGCCACATGGACACATTTTATCCTGATGCTACTTAGTTGAAGCTTCCCAGTTCTGCACAGAGTAACCCCAGCCAAACATTTGCTGAAGGGAAGCAGATTTTGCAGTCGTGTCAAGTTAAGAAATTGGTAGTAACTggaagaaggtggggggggggggggagaggtctgGGGGGGGAAGTGCCCTTTGTTCTATCAGGCTCCAACCTCCTGAGCGAGCTCACTTCTGATGGGCAACAAAAATGTTCGCCATCTCCCTTTTGCTAATACCTGGGCAAAGTCACATTAATTCACCCCAGGGCTGGAGTATTAGGAGAGGGAAAAAAACAGAAAGTTGCCGCAAGATTCTGGTTTGGCAACTCCTGGTTGACCCAAATACCTCGAACCCACCACTTCAGTGCCCCACAACAACTCCTTCCTTTAACACCTGCGAACAggtcctattcccccccccccatatgcatcCATCTCtggcacactcccccccccacccagaaaCCCCCTGAAATAATAAGTTCATGCAATCACCCACGcaccccactttcccctctcttaTCTCCTCACCCCAAAATACATGCCACTTATAAGTCcacttggcttctccctcccggAGACGAgcacctattcccccccccccaacacacacaagtAGCTCTCTCCTGCTAAGCCCCGCAGATTGCCTATGCAATGCCATGGGTCAACCACTAATGCAAACACCTGGAATGCCCTTCCTTCTTCCCATTTCACCCCCAAACCCAAGCTgcatccccatccccaccccgtGTCGCCCTCACCCCATGGATCGTAAACCCATTTATTTTCCCCCAACAAACACACCAAGCTCTATCCCGTGAGGACcccactttgctcctcctcaacccactttgctcctcctcaACCCCAACAcacagccccctccctcccttcacgaGGAGCCCGCCTAACCCCATACACCCCCATGCAAACACCCCAGCCCCCCATTCCCCATGGCTGCCCCCTCACacagcccctccctccc
The Podarcis muralis chromosome 1, rPodMur119.hap1.1, whole genome shotgun sequence DNA segment above includes these coding regions:
- the CNIH1 gene encoding protein cornichon homolog 1 isoform X1; this encodes MAFTFAAFCYMLALLLTAALIFFAIWHIIAFDELKTDYKNPIDQCNTLNPTVEKVKKIKRVKIALKLVLPEYLIHAFFCVMFLCATEWLTLGLNMPLLAYHIWRYMSRPVMSGPGLYDPTTIMNADILAYCQKEGWCKLAFYLLSFFYYLYGMIYVLVSS
- the CNIH1 gene encoding protein cornichon homolog 1 isoform X2 → MAFTFAAFCYMLALLLTAALIFFAIWHIIAFDELKTDYKNPIDQCNTLNPLVLPEYLIHAFFCVMFLCATEWLTLGLNMPLLAYHIWRYMSRPVMSGPGLYDPTTIMNADILAYCQKEGWCKLAFYLLSFFYYLYGMIYVLVSS